A DNA window from Ensifer sp. WSM1721 contains the following coding sequences:
- a CDS encoding carbohydrate ABC transporter permease, translating into MSSVNTTAHSVVEPTPTVKRIAGTIVILYALVTMIPLAWIFLTSIKSPPDSISYPPKVVFTPTLEGFCNLFTTRTRQTPDYIQSLPAPTSTCDEITRNRNMVIAGPSNYWPRFGNSLVIAFGSTFLAVSLGTFAAYGFSRFRVPLADDLLFFILSTRMMPPIAVAIPIYLMYRQFGLSDTALGMILLYTAVNVSLAVWLLKGFIDEIPREYEEAAMIDGYTRLQAFWKVVLPQATTGIAATAIFCLIFAWNEYAFAVLLTSGSAQTAPPFIPTIIGEGGQDWPAVAAGTTIFLVPILVFTIILRKQLLRGITFGAVRK; encoded by the coding sequence ATGAGTTCGGTCAATACCACCGCCCATTCCGTGGTCGAGCCGACGCCGACCGTGAAACGCATCGCCGGCACGATCGTCATCCTCTATGCGCTGGTCACGATGATCCCGCTCGCCTGGATCTTTCTGACGAGCATCAAGTCGCCGCCGGATTCGATCAGCTATCCGCCGAAGGTCGTCTTCACCCCGACGCTCGAGGGCTTCTGCAATCTCTTCACGACGCGGACAAGGCAGACGCCGGACTATATCCAGTCGCTCCCAGCACCGACCAGCACCTGCGACGAGATCACCCGCAACCGCAACATGGTCATCGCCGGCCCATCGAACTATTGGCCGCGCTTCGGCAATTCGCTCGTGATCGCTTTCGGCTCGACCTTCCTTGCGGTCTCTCTGGGAACGTTTGCGGCCTACGGTTTCTCCAGGTTCCGCGTTCCACTCGCCGACGATCTCCTGTTCTTCATTCTCTCGACGCGAATGATGCCGCCGATCGCGGTCGCGATCCCGATCTACCTCATGTATCGCCAGTTCGGACTTTCCGACACGGCGCTCGGGATGATCCTGCTCTATACCGCCGTCAACGTCTCGCTCGCCGTTTGGTTGCTCAAGGGCTTCATCGACGAGATTCCCCGCGAATACGAAGAGGCGGCGATGATCGATGGCTATACCCGCTTGCAGGCCTTCTGGAAGGTCGTGCTGCCGCAGGCGACGACCGGCATCGCCGCGACCGCGATCTTTTGCCTGATCTTCGCCTGGAACGAATATGCCTTCGCGGTGCTCCTGACTTCGGGCTCGGCGCAGACCGCGCCGCCGTTCATCCCGACGATCATCGGCGAGGGCGGACAGGACTGGCCGGCGGTCGCGGCCGGCACGACGATCTTCCTGGTGCCGATTCTCGTCTTCACCATCATCCTGCGCAAGCAGTTGCTGCGCGGCATCACCTTCGGAGCGGTACGCAAATGA
- a CDS encoding HPr family phosphocarrier protein has protein sequence MDNRPRREAPEAVDTQGYCQAEIEVTHGFGLHARPSVVFTRLAKSFPCTVEIEVNDSNVWLNGKSIVKIMGARIRRGSILKIRARGLRAAEAIHALKALVKRDFDEEKKHGRSA, from the coding sequence ATGGACAACAGGCCGCGACGGGAAGCGCCCGAGGCAGTGGACACGCAGGGTTACTGTCAGGCGGAGATCGAGGTGACGCACGGCTTCGGGCTGCATGCTCGCCCGTCGGTCGTTTTCACGCGGCTCGCGAAATCGTTTCCCTGCACCGTCGAGATCGAGGTCAACGACAGCAACGTCTGGCTGAACGGCAAGAGCATCGTCAAGATCATGGGGGCGAGGATTCGGAGGGGTTCGATCCTGAAAATCCGAGCCCGAGGCTTACGCGCCGCGGAAGCGATCCATGCGCTCAAGGCGCTCGTCAAGCGCGATTTCGATGAAGAAAAGAAGCATGGCCGAAGCGCTTGA
- a CDS encoding putative PEP-binding protein, with translation MAEALEISGISASPGVGVGPVHLAAEFTAEALAPGDTVVAEGDRLRRAVATAVAELDALAYRSDEESAGILDFQIEMLLDPALVEMAEERIAAGDGAALAWLGALDDYIAGIEEAPDEQLRARAVDIVDIRNRVLSALTGRPLEDFAPGSVFVGKDLEPSLFLAHDWTAGGGIVLFEGSVSSHVAMLARSRSVPMLVATGRFEIAPGARVLVDANGGRAVIAPDDGHVREAKSRKPAARPTASRAGGTIETADGVAIRLSAIINDPRELEAIDPASFAGIGLMRTEFLVTSPADAVDEEKHYDIYRHALDWAGESPAIVRMLDLGGDKTLPGLGAMRSESFMGLKGIRLLLARPELARAQARALLRAAVHGNLGVLLPMVTVPEELDAMRAIFEEESTALGKRGLQTRMPEIGMMVEVPAAALMLDRFSRSNFFSFGTNDLAQYLAAAARDDQSVAALYDAATPAVCRVIAQGVALAEAMNRPIGICGEMASEPRHIPALMAAGLRHFSVAANRVRDIGSTIGGLRSDGRAAAEMK, from the coding sequence ATGGCCGAAGCGCTTGAAATCTCCGGGATATCCGCCTCTCCGGGTGTGGGGGTCGGGCCCGTCCATCTCGCCGCCGAATTTACGGCGGAGGCGCTCGCGCCCGGCGACACCGTGGTCGCGGAAGGCGACCGGCTGCGACGGGCGGTCGCCACCGCCGTCGCGGAGCTCGATGCTCTCGCGTATCGGTCGGACGAGGAGAGCGCCGGCATTCTCGACTTCCAGATCGAGATGCTGCTCGATCCGGCTCTCGTCGAAATGGCCGAGGAACGGATCGCGGCCGGGGATGGCGCCGCACTCGCCTGGCTCGGCGCGCTCGACGACTATATCGCCGGCATCGAGGAGGCGCCCGATGAGCAGCTCCGCGCCCGCGCGGTCGACATCGTCGACATCCGCAATCGCGTCCTCAGCGCGCTCACGGGCCGCCCTCTGGAAGATTTTGCGCCCGGTTCGGTCTTTGTCGGCAAGGACCTCGAGCCCAGCCTCTTCCTCGCGCATGACTGGACGGCCGGTGGCGGCATCGTCCTCTTCGAAGGCAGCGTCTCCAGCCATGTGGCAATGCTCGCTCGCAGCCGTTCGGTACCCATGCTGGTGGCGACGGGACGGTTCGAAATCGCACCCGGCGCGCGCGTTCTTGTAGATGCGAATGGCGGCCGAGCCGTTATCGCGCCCGACGATGGGCATGTTCGCGAGGCGAAATCGAGGAAGCCTGCAGCAAGGCCGACCGCCTCGCGCGCCGGCGGAACGATCGAAACCGCCGACGGCGTTGCGATCCGGCTGTCTGCCATCATCAATGATCCGCGCGAGCTCGAGGCCATTGATCCAGCCTCCTTCGCGGGCATCGGTCTGATGCGGACCGAATTTCTGGTGACGTCGCCCGCGGATGCCGTCGATGAGGAAAAGCACTACGACATCTATCGGCATGCATTGGATTGGGCCGGCGAATCTCCGGCGATCGTGCGCATGCTCGATCTCGGCGGCGACAAGACATTGCCGGGCCTCGGCGCCATGAGGAGCGAATCCTTCATGGGCCTCAAGGGCATCCGGTTGCTCCTGGCGCGGCCGGAGCTTGCCCGCGCCCAAGCGCGCGCGCTGCTGCGCGCCGCCGTACATGGCAATCTCGGCGTCCTCTTGCCGATGGTGACGGTCCCGGAGGAACTCGATGCGATGCGGGCGATCTTCGAAGAGGAGTCTACCGCGCTTGGCAAGAGGGGGTTGCAAACTCGCATGCCGGAGATCGGCATGATGGTGGAGGTCCCGGCGGCGGCGCTGATGCTCGACCGATTTTCGCGGTCGAACTTCTTTTCTTTCGGGACAAACGATCTGGCGCAATATCTTGCGGCTGCCGCAAGAGACGACCAAAGCGTCGCCGCACTTTACGACGCCGCCACGCCGGCGGTTTGCAGGGTAATAGCGCAGGGTGTGGCGCTTGCCGAAGCTATGAACAGACCGATCGGAATCTGCGGCGAGATGGCCTCCGAACCCCGGCATATACCGGCGCTCATGGCTGCGGGCCTTCGCCACTTCTCGGTGGCGGCCAATCGCGTGAGGGACATAGGATCCACAATCGGCGGCTTGCGATCTGATGGCCGGGCCGCGGCGGAGATGAAATGA
- a CDS encoding ABC transporter ATP-binding protein, protein MSEIKIVNLRKQFGDFVAVEDSSFTVQDGEFLALLGPSGCGKTTTLRMIAGLELPTSGKIYLDGEDVTFNRASARDIAFVFQLFALYPHMNVRRNIGFPLLSQGVPKAEIRARVEETAKLLRIDHILDRSVSGLAGGDRQRVALGRAIIRRPKCFLMDEPLGTLDAEFREVMVHELRELHNRIHATTVYVTHDQHEAMAMADKIAVMNHGVIEQFGTPQEIYNRPASMYVADFIGSPPMNFMRFHSGLKRGTRSIFLDGVEVAVPEVGEDVAPGEMALGVRPEHIRFSDHSPVRGAVYGSEYLGTNQIVAVETAAGIVKARVSADRSFRLGEIVGLEFNQARLAVFDYTSGRAIASSLYAEAHHG, encoded by the coding sequence ATGTCCGAGATCAAGATCGTAAACCTGCGCAAGCAGTTCGGTGATTTCGTCGCTGTCGAGGATTCGAGTTTCACGGTCCAGGACGGCGAGTTTCTGGCGCTGCTCGGGCCGTCAGGCTGCGGCAAGACGACGACGCTCAGGATGATCGCCGGGCTCGAGCTGCCGACCAGCGGCAAGATTTATCTCGATGGCGAGGACGTTACCTTCAACCGGGCGAGCGCCCGCGACATCGCCTTCGTCTTCCAGCTCTTCGCGCTTTATCCGCACATGAATGTGCGCCGGAACATCGGTTTCCCGCTCCTGTCGCAGGGGGTGCCGAAGGCGGAAATCCGCGCCCGCGTCGAGGAGACCGCGAAGCTCCTGAGGATCGACCACATCCTCGACCGGTCGGTTTCGGGGCTCGCCGGCGGCGACCGCCAGCGTGTTGCGCTTGGCCGCGCGATCATCCGGCGGCCCAAATGCTTTCTGATGGACGAGCCGCTCGGCACGCTCGACGCGGAATTCCGCGAGGTGATGGTCCATGAGCTGCGCGAGCTCCACAATCGCATCCATGCGACAACGGTCTACGTGACCCACGACCAGCACGAGGCGATGGCGATGGCCGACAAGATCGCGGTCATGAATCACGGCGTGATCGAGCAGTTCGGCACGCCGCAGGAAATCTACAATCGTCCAGCCTCGATGTATGTCGCCGATTTCATCGGCTCGCCGCCGATGAATTTCATGCGCTTCCATTCGGGGCTCAAGAGAGGGACGCGATCGATCTTCCTCGACGGTGTCGAAGTCGCCGTGCCGGAGGTGGGGGAGGACGTGGCGCCGGGCGAAATGGCGCTCGGCGTCCGTCCGGAACATATCCGCTTCAGCGATCACTCCCCCGTCCGCGGTGCTGTCTATGGCAGCGAGTATCTGGGCACCAACCAGATCGTCGCCGTGGAGACCGCCGCCGGCATCGTCAAGGCGCGCGTTTCGGCCGACCGCAGCTTCAGGCTCGGCGAGATCGTCGGGCTCGAATTCAACCAGGCTAGGCTCGCCGTCTTCGACTACACCTCGGGCAGGGCGATCGCATCCTCCCTCTATGCGGAGGCGCACCATGGCTGA
- a CDS encoding dihydroxyacetone kinase subunit DhaK — MKHFFNRKENIVTEALDGLLQTAPAGTLARLDSYPDIKVVLRGDWDKAKVAVVSGGGAGHEPSHAGFVGKGMLTAAVSGEIFASPSVDAVLTAIRAVTGPRGCLLIVKNYTGDRLNFGLAAEKARVEGFRVEMVIVADDIALPDIAQPRGVAGTLFVHKIAGHLAEQDADLETVAAAARSAARDIVSLGVSLSSCSIPGQAHAERLEADEGELGLGIHGEPGAERIALQEARSIVATMSERLSRALPGDGGYALLINNLGAVPPIEMGLIAHTVLSSSLATRVKLTIGPAPMMTALNMNGFSLSLIRLDGEREAALKSRVGPHAWIPAVECHDVSVLPAIAVPATDSVAASHDPAADRLIAAICDHLLSLEAELNHLDARAGDGDTGSTVATGSRSVLAQIERLPLKDIAATLSSIGGILSTSMGGSSGVLLSIFFTAAAKAYSDTKDMAGALLAGLERMTFYGGAAVGDRTMVDALDPALRALKAGGLAAAASAARAGADATRAMKKAKAGRASYIGERDLDGVPDPGAIAVAAVFEVAAGLA, encoded by the coding sequence ATGAAGCACTTTTTCAACCGCAAGGAAAACATCGTCACCGAAGCGCTGGACGGCCTGCTGCAGACCGCGCCAGCCGGCACCCTCGCGCGCCTCGACAGCTATCCCGACATCAAGGTCGTCCTGCGCGGCGACTGGGACAAGGCGAAGGTTGCCGTCGTTTCCGGCGGCGGGGCCGGCCATGAACCGTCGCATGCGGGCTTTGTCGGAAAAGGCATGTTAACCGCGGCGGTTTCCGGCGAGATCTTCGCCTCGCCGAGCGTCGATGCGGTGCTGACCGCGATCCGCGCGGTGACCGGGCCGAGGGGCTGCCTGCTGATCGTCAAGAACTACACCGGCGATCGCCTCAATTTTGGGCTCGCGGCGGAAAAGGCGCGCGTCGAAGGCTTTCGCGTCGAGATGGTGATCGTTGCCGACGACATCGCTCTTCCGGATATCGCCCAGCCGCGCGGCGTCGCCGGAACGCTCTTCGTCCACAAGATTGCGGGGCATTTGGCAGAGCAGGATGCGGATCTCGAGACCGTTGCCGCCGCCGCCCGCTCGGCCGCGCGCGACATCGTTTCGCTCGGCGTGTCGCTCTCCTCCTGCTCCATTCCCGGCCAGGCCCATGCGGAGCGGCTCGAGGCGGACGAGGGGGAACTGGGGCTCGGCATCCACGGCGAACCCGGCGCCGAACGGATCGCCCTGCAGGAGGCGCGCAGCATTGTTGCCACAATGTCCGAGCGGCTTTCCAGAGCTTTGCCGGGAGACGGCGGCTATGCGCTTCTCATCAACAATCTCGGCGCCGTGCCGCCGATCGAGATGGGATTGATCGCCCACACGGTCCTTTCCTCGTCACTCGCCACGCGTGTGAAGCTGACGATAGGCCCGGCGCCGATGATGACGGCGCTCAACATGAACGGCTTTTCGCTTTCGCTCATCCGGCTTGATGGCGAGCGTGAGGCGGCATTGAAATCGCGCGTCGGCCCGCATGCCTGGATACCCGCCGTCGAGTGCCATGATGTCTCCGTTCTGCCGGCGATTGCCGTGCCCGCCACCGATTCCGTGGCGGCCAGTCACGATCCGGCCGCCGATCGGCTGATCGCGGCGATTTGCGATCATCTGCTCTCGCTCGAAGCGGAACTCAACCATCTCGACGCCCGAGCCGGCGACGGCGATACCGGCTCGACCGTGGCGACAGGTTCGCGCAGCGTTCTTGCCCAGATCGAAAGGCTGCCGCTGAAGGACATCGCCGCGACGCTTTCCTCGATCGGCGGCATACTCAGCACCAGCATGGGCGGATCGAGCGGCGTGCTCCTGTCGATCTTCTTCACCGCGGCGGCCAAGGCCTATTCGGACACGAAGGACATGGCGGGCGCGCTGCTGGCGGGACTCGAACGGATGACCTTCTACGGCGGAGCGGCCGTTGGCGACCGCACGATGGTGGATGCCCTGGATCCGGCGCTGCGCGCCCTCAAGGCCGGCGGTCTCGCTGCGGCGGCTTCCGCAGCCCGCGCCGGCGCCGACGCGACACGGGCGATGAAGAAGGCGAAGGCCGGGCGCGCCTCCTATATCGGCGAACGGGATCTCGATGGCGTACCAGACCCGGGAGCCATCGCTGTGGCCGCGGTCTTCGAAGTCGCAGCAGGGCTTGCCTAG
- a CDS encoding carbohydrate ABC transporter permease produces the protein MLAHATPTTIAVRVRGLSDRAIAWLFITPTIALLLAINIFPLIWAVYLSFTNFRANRPYAEVDGVGLRNYQRVLNDPDIWIAMQTTAHFVFWTILLQTVIGFALAYLIDRKFRGHAFWTTVILIPMMLSPAVVGNFWRFLYQPQIGLFNYIVSFFTGIPPSSFEMLGSVSLAPWAIIIVDTWMWTPYVMLICLAGLRSIPDYIYEAAEVDRASAWRQFWSITVPMALPFIMLAVLFRGIENFKMFDMVMLLTGGGPGSTTEVASITLKREAFESWLTGRSSAFAIILFVAVFGLANIYVKALNKVKQR, from the coding sequence ATGCTTGCCCACGCTACGCCGACGACGATCGCGGTTCGGGTGCGCGGTCTTTCCGACCGTGCCATCGCCTGGCTCTTCATCACGCCGACGATCGCCTTATTGCTTGCGATCAATATCTTCCCGCTGATCTGGGCGGTCTATCTGTCCTTCACGAATTTCCGCGCGAACCGCCCTTACGCCGAAGTCGACGGCGTCGGCTTGCGCAACTACCAGCGGGTGCTGAACGACCCGGATATCTGGATCGCCATGCAGACGACGGCGCATTTCGTCTTCTGGACGATCCTCCTACAGACGGTCATCGGCTTCGCACTTGCCTATCTGATCGACCGCAAGTTCCGCGGCCACGCCTTCTGGACGACGGTCATCCTCATCCCGATGATGCTGTCGCCGGCGGTCGTCGGCAACTTTTGGCGGTTCCTCTACCAGCCGCAGATCGGCCTCTTCAATTATATCGTCTCGTTCTTCACGGGCATTCCGCCGTCATCCTTCGAGATGCTCGGTTCGGTGAGCCTGGCGCCCTGGGCGATCATCATCGTCGATACCTGGATGTGGACCCCCTACGTCATGCTGATCTGCCTCGCCGGCCTCAGGTCCATCCCGGACTACATCTACGAGGCCGCCGAGGTCGACCGCGCGTCCGCTTGGCGGCAATTCTGGTCGATCACCGTGCCGATGGCCTTGCCCTTCATCATGCTCGCCGTGCTCTTCCGCGGCATCGAGAATTTCAAGATGTTCGACATGGTCATGCTGCTGACAGGCGGAGGGCCTGGTTCGACCACCGAGGTCGCGTCGATCACGCTGAAGCGCGAGGCCTTCGAAAGCTGGCTCACCGGACGATCTTCGGCCTTCGCAATTATTCTTTTCGTCGCGGTGTTCGGCCTCGCCAACATCTACGTCAAAGCGCTCAACAAGGTGAAACAGCGATGA
- a CDS encoding ABC transporter ATP-binding protein encodes MAEVVLHGIGKTFGDTVAVDDLSLTIRDGEFVVLLGPTGAGKTTTLRLIAGLESPDCGRVTIAGRDVGRQSPAERDVAFVFQQYSLYPHLSVYDNLAFPLRSPARRLGAEEIDRRVREVARMVRIEHKLQNRSTRLSGGEMQRVAIGRALVRRPAIYLMDEPLSSLDAKLRAELRLELKRIQKELGSTLLYVTHDQVEAMTMADRIGILSEGRLVQVGTPREIYADPANLHVAARLGQPHINLLPIDLLPGAAPPFGALTIGARTEHLEIATNAQGNAEVDWIEHLGDQNHLHIRVRGHKLVTLADPYLSIKPGDRINLSLRQPLYFGSAGERLR; translated from the coding sequence ATGGCTGAGGTCGTTCTTCACGGTATTGGCAAGACCTTCGGCGACACGGTCGCGGTCGACGATCTGTCGCTAACCATCAGGGACGGGGAATTCGTGGTCCTCCTCGGGCCGACGGGCGCCGGCAAGACGACAACCCTGCGCTTGATCGCCGGGCTCGAAAGCCCGGATTGCGGGCGGGTAACGATCGCCGGTCGCGACGTCGGTCGACAGTCGCCGGCCGAACGCGACGTGGCCTTCGTCTTCCAGCAATATTCGCTCTATCCGCACTTAAGCGTCTACGACAATCTCGCCTTTCCGCTGCGCTCGCCGGCACGGCGGCTTGGCGCCGAGGAGATCGACCGGCGCGTGCGCGAGGTCGCACGCATGGTTCGGATCGAGCATAAGCTCCAAAACCGCTCGACGCGGCTTTCGGGCGGCGAGATGCAGCGCGTCGCGATCGGCCGCGCGCTGGTGCGCCGTCCGGCGATCTATCTCATGGACGAACCGCTGTCGTCACTCGACGCGAAGCTCAGGGCGGAGCTTCGGCTCGAACTGAAGCGGATCCAAAAGGAGCTGGGCTCGACGCTTCTCTACGTCACCCATGACCAGGTCGAGGCGATGACGATGGCGGATCGCATCGGCATTCTGTCCGAGGGAAGGCTCGTGCAGGTCGGCACGCCGCGGGAGATCTACGCGGACCCGGCCAATCTGCATGTCGCCGCGCGCCTCGGCCAGCCGCACATCAACCTGCTTCCCATAGACCTTCTGCCCGGGGCCGCGCCACCATTCGGCGCGCTGACGATCGGCGCGCGCACCGAACATCTGGAGATCGCGACCAACGCTCAGGGCAATGCCGAAGTCGACTGGATCGAGCATCTCGGCGACCAGAACCACCTGCACATCCGGGTGAGGGGGCACAAGCTCGTGACGCTTGCTGATCCCTATCTCTCCATCAAGCCAGGCGACCGGATCAACCTTTCACTGAGACAGCCCCTTTATTTCGGGTCGGCCGGCGAGCGGCTGCGCTGA
- a CDS encoding ABC transporter substrate-binding protein, whose translation MTKRWNNIGRAAFAAALMLSASYAEAAGILTIGRREDSTTFDPIKSAQNVDNWVFSNVFDVLVRVDKTGTKLEPGLAESWTVSDGGLTYTFKIRDAKFSDGSPITAEDAAFSLLRIRDHEGSLWSDSYKIVETAEAADPKTLVVKLKTPSAPFLSTLALPNVSVLSKTAVEAGEDAFAELPTASSGAFTVKEWRRGDRVILEKNPNFWQADRVKLDGVEWISVPDDNTRMLNVQAGQLDAAIFVPFSRVEELKKDPNLTVHIDTSTREDHLLINHEHGMLAKKEVRQALDMAIDKKAIVDTVTFGIGTVANSYIPKGSLYHYDANYQYPYDPEKAKAMLAGAGASDLTLNYIVNAGNEVDEQIAVQLQQQFAKAGVTVNLQKVDPSQSWDMLVAGDYDISVMYWTNDILDPDQKTTFVLGHDTNMNYMTRYNSDKVKQLVAAARLELDPAKREAMYVDIQKTAKDDVHWVDLYYSPYLNVSRKNIENFYQNPLGRFFLEDTVKN comes from the coding sequence ATGACCAAAAGATGGAACAACATCGGCCGCGCCGCTTTTGCAGCCGCCCTCATGCTCAGTGCCAGTTATGCCGAAGCGGCCGGCATCCTCACCATCGGCCGCCGCGAGGATTCGACGACATTCGATCCGATCAAGTCGGCCCAGAACGTCGACAACTGGGTGTTTTCCAACGTCTTCGACGTGCTTGTCCGCGTTGACAAGACTGGCACCAAGCTGGAGCCCGGCCTCGCCGAAAGCTGGACCGTTTCCGATGGCGGCCTGACCTACACTTTCAAGATCCGTGACGCGAAGTTCTCTGACGGCTCGCCGATCACTGCCGAAGATGCCGCCTTCAGCCTGCTGCGCATCCGCGACCACGAAGGCTCTCTCTGGAGCGACAGCTATAAGATCGTCGAAACCGCCGAGGCGGCCGATCCGAAGACGCTGGTCGTCAAGCTGAAGACGCCCTCCGCACCGTTCCTGTCGACGCTTGCCCTTCCGAACGTCTCGGTGCTTTCCAAGACGGCCGTCGAGGCTGGCGAGGACGCCTTCGCCGAACTGCCAACGGCATCATCCGGCGCGTTCACTGTCAAGGAGTGGCGGCGCGGCGACCGGGTAATCCTCGAAAAGAATCCGAACTTCTGGCAGGCCGACCGTGTGAAACTAGACGGCGTCGAGTGGATTTCGGTTCCGGACGACAACACTCGCATGCTGAACGTCCAGGCCGGCCAACTCGACGCAGCGATCTTCGTTCCTTTCTCGCGCGTCGAGGAATTGAAGAAGGACCCGAACCTCACGGTTCACATTGACACCTCGACCCGCGAGGACCATCTGCTCATCAACCATGAGCACGGCATGCTTGCCAAGAAGGAAGTGCGCCAGGCACTGGACATGGCGATAGACAAGAAAGCGATCGTCGACACGGTCACGTTCGGCATCGGCACGGTCGCAAATTCCTACATTCCAAAGGGCTCGCTCTATCACTACGACGCCAATTACCAGTATCCTTACGATCCTGAGAAGGCCAAGGCGATGCTGGCCGGGGCCGGAGCATCGGACCTGACGCTCAACTACATCGTAAACGCCGGCAACGAGGTCGACGAGCAGATCGCGGTGCAGCTGCAGCAGCAGTTTGCCAAGGCGGGCGTCACGGTCAATCTGCAGAAGGTCGACCCGAGTCAAAGCTGGGACATGCTGGTCGCCGGCGACTACGATATTTCGGTCATGTACTGGACGAACGACATCCTCGATCCAGACCAGAAGACCACCTTCGTGCTCGGCCACGACACCAATATGAACTACATGACCCGCTACAACAGCGACAAGGTGAAGCAACTTGTCGCCGCGGCGCGTCTGGAGCTCGATCCGGCGAAGCGTGAGGCCATGTACGTCGATATCCAGAAGACGGCGAAGGACGATGTCCACTGGGTCGACCTCTACTACAGCCCCTACCTGAACGTTTCGCGCAAGAACATCGAGAACTTCTACCAGAATCCGCTTGGCCGGTTCTTCCTGGAAGACACGGTAAAGAACTGA
- the dhaM gene encoding dihydroxyacetone kinase phosphoryl donor subunit DhaM — MNPKSANVGIVIVSHSPLVAEGAADMVRQMVGDCVPLAWSGGNAEGGLGTHAAGILAAIERAWSDAGVAIFVDLGGAETNSEMAIEMLGEPRSRRVIICDAPLVEGAVMAAAEASGGAALARVVATAEELSP; from the coding sequence ATGAACCCGAAATCTGCAAATGTCGGCATCGTCATCGTTTCGCATTCCCCCCTTGTCGCGGAAGGTGCCGCCGACATGGTGCGCCAGATGGTCGGCGATTGCGTGCCGCTCGCCTGGTCGGGCGGCAACGCGGAGGGTGGGCTCGGCACGCACGCCGCCGGCATCCTCGCCGCGATCGAACGGGCCTGGTCGGATGCCGGGGTAGCCATCTTCGTCGATCTCGGCGGGGCGGAGACGAACAGCGAAATGGCGATCGAAATGCTCGGGGAGCCGCGCTCCCGAAGAGTGATCATTTGCGATGCGCCTTTGGTCGAGGGGGCGGTGATGGCAGCGGCCGAAGCGTCGGGCGGGGCGGCTCTTGCCCGGGTCGTGGCGACCGCGGAGGAACTGTCGCCGTGA
- the dhaL gene encoding dihydroxyacetone kinase subunit DhaL, producing MVVVANAALIGGLIEACREVIAANADHLSELDRAIGDGDHGTNMRRGLEAVYAERNRLAELTLPKALEEIGFILVMSVGGAAGPLYGTLLIETGRQLAGSNGQIEFAGALELAITAVARRGRASPGDKTLLDVLYPVHAEVVRRAGLAHICEEAERAASLTFGMRAMRGRAAFLGERSIGHVDPGAKSCALLTAAICRFLEEHCPA from the coding sequence TTGGTCGTGGTGGCAAATGCAGCGCTCATAGGCGGGTTGATCGAAGCCTGTCGCGAGGTGATTGCCGCCAATGCCGATCATCTGTCGGAACTCGACAGGGCTATCGGCGACGGAGACCATGGCACCAACATGCGTCGCGGCCTGGAGGCGGTCTACGCCGAGCGAAACCGGCTCGCAGAGCTTACCCTGCCGAAAGCACTGGAGGAGATAGGCTTCATTCTCGTCATGAGCGTCGGCGGTGCGGCCGGTCCGCTCTACGGAACGCTGCTGATCGAGACCGGTCGTCAATTGGCCGGTTCGAACGGACAGATCGAGTTTGCAGGCGCGCTCGAGCTTGCTATCACTGCCGTCGCCCGTCGCGGGCGGGCGAGTCCCGGCGACAAGACGCTGCTCGACGTGCTTTACCCGGTGCATGCCGAAGTGGTAAGGCGCGCGGGACTGGCACACATCTGCGAAGAGGCGGAACGGGCGGCAAGCCTGACTTTCGGCATGAGAGCGATGCGCGGGCGCGCCGCATTTCTCGGCGAGCGGTCGATCGGACATGTCGATCCGGGCGCGAAGAGTTGTGCGCTGCTGACGGCGGCGATCTGTCGTTTCTTGGAGGAGCATTGTCCGGCATGA